One Mesorhizobium loti genomic window carries:
- a CDS encoding guanylate kinase, translated as MVAKEPMVPRDLGSRIRRRGLMLVLSSPSGAGKSTIARNLLESDSSLELSVSVTTRPRRGSEIEGVHYHFRTMREFERLRDSDALLEWAEVHGNCYATPREPAELALAQGRDMLFDIDWQGAQQLKEKMRADIVSIFILPPSMKELKARLKRRAEDQEAVIETRLKNARNEIEHWKEYDFVIVNDDLDRAFAEVRGIVVAERLRRDRRPGLFDFVSGLLDEKTV; from the coding sequence ATGGTTGCCAAGGAACCGATGGTTCCCAGGGATTTGGGTTCCCGCATCCGCCGCCGGGGGCTGATGCTTGTGCTGTCGTCGCCATCGGGCGCCGGCAAGTCGACGATCGCGCGCAACCTCCTGGAAAGCGATTCCAGCCTCGAACTGTCGGTCTCGGTCACCACAAGGCCGCGCCGCGGCTCGGAGATCGAGGGTGTTCACTACCATTTCCGCACCATGCGCGAGTTCGAGCGGCTGCGCGATTCCGATGCGCTGCTCGAGTGGGCGGAGGTGCATGGCAATTGCTATGCGACACCGCGCGAGCCCGCCGAACTGGCGCTGGCGCAAGGCCGCGACATGCTTTTCGACATCGACTGGCAAGGCGCACAGCAGCTCAAGGAGAAGATGCGCGCCGACATCGTTTCGATCTTCATCCTGCCGCCGTCGATGAAGGAATTGAAGGCGCGGCTGAAGCGTCGCGCCGAGGACCAGGAAGCGGTGATCGAGACGCGGCTGAAGAACGCCCGCAACGAGATCGAGCACTGGAAGGAATACGATTTCGTCATCGTCAATGACGATCTCGACCGCGCCTTCGCCGAAGTGCGCGGCATCGTCGTCGCCGAACGATTGCGGCGCGACCGCCGGCCCGGTCTGTTCGATTTCGTCTCCGGTTTGCTGGACGAGAAGACCGTCTAA